In Phyllobacterium zundukense, one DNA window encodes the following:
- a CDS encoding type II toxin-antitoxin system VapC family toxin has protein sequence MAEFDFDTAVRWARFDPKKTLSRRKDGDLPFLADAAEAGPDLLLDTSVYIDGLQGRAPRLIADMLALRQVNHSTIAIQELMHTVGVLDPNHPGTQTAVSQIATTVKDMPSHRTFAPDPDVLGRAALLSGMLCRLQGYKADARLRALHDCVLFLQAQKLGFTVLTGNVSDFDYILQLIPTGRVILYRQI, from the coding sequence TTGGCTGAATTTGATTTTGATACAGCCGTTCGCTGGGCACGGTTCGATCCTAAAAAGACTCTGAGTCGTCGCAAGGATGGCGATCTGCCCTTTCTTGCTGACGCAGCCGAGGCGGGCCCCGACCTCCTGCTCGACACAAGCGTATACATTGATGGTTTGCAGGGCCGCGCCCCCCGCTTAATCGCCGATATGCTTGCGCTCAGGCAGGTCAATCACTCGACGATTGCAATTCAGGAACTCATGCACACCGTTGGCGTACTGGATCCCAATCATCCAGGTACACAGACAGCGGTTAGCCAGATCGCTACAACTGTGAAGGATATGCCTTCCCATCGGACTTTCGCACCCGATCCAGATGTTTTGGGCAGAGCCGCCCTGCTTTCTGGCATGTTGTGTCGCCTGCAAGGCTACAAAGCCGATGCGCGTCTTCGCGCTCTTCATGACTGCGTGTTGTTTCTACAGGCTCAAAAGCTTGGCTTTACGGTTCTCACCGGGAATGTCAGTGACTTCGATTATATTCTGCAGCTCATACCAACCGGTCGCGTCATTCTGTATCGACAGATCTGA